One Syntrophorhabdaceae bacterium DNA window includes the following coding sequences:
- the acsB gene encoding acetyl-CoA decarbonylase/synthase complex subunit alpha/beta translates to MSKIIGSAAIRGAHKILRLAEDKYEEALEKFGPGQEVGFPNTAYYLPIIYAITGIGVSKINEMRRVLDICKRLIPPPVRENVPLPYLAPALDAGMATFFAEEIIEAIRYLEEPNRYAINSEDPTDKTVWLGAANDVIFRKRGVEFVDGTAPGFAAIVGAAPDSATAARIALELQEKNLYVFMCGENGGKRFAEQLREADIQVGWPTRLASLGPDIYEAVFAIGFACRVAMAFGGIKPGDFRKNLIYNKDRTYAFVLALGHVTDEWYANAAGAINWGFPTIADTPIPQVLPTGICTYEHVVSNVPHDQIVEKAVEVRGLKVQVLKVPIPVSYGPAFEGERVRGEDIYLEMGGGKTTAVELTTMRRMEEVEDGKIELTGQDVGDVTPGTRLHFALVAEVAGRTFQEDFEPILERQNHHLINQAQGVMHIGQRDIAWIRVSKQAVEKGFTLKDIGKIIHAKYHQDFGAIFDKVQIKICTEEAKVEEILERARSVYAQRDARVENMTDESVDTFYSCTLCQSFAPNHVCMVSPERTGLCGAYNWLDCRASNEINPEGPNQPVKKGECTDEKYGKFQGCDEFVKKASRQSVQSVSFYSLMVDPMTTCGCCECLAAILPMCNGVMTVDRDFTDMTPCGMKFTSLAGSVGGGAQTPGFLGHSKFNITQRKFLKGDGGLLRLVWMPKRLKEEIYHRLKTRGEELGYPDLPEMIADESVAKTEEEVLDYITSKGHPSLNMEALM, encoded by the coding sequence ATATCTGCAAAAGGCTCATCCCTCCGCCCGTCCGCGAGAATGTGCCTCTGCCCTATCTTGCTCCTGCCCTGGACGCCGGTATGGCCACCTTTTTTGCCGAAGAGATCATCGAGGCGATTCGCTACCTGGAGGAGCCTAACCGCTATGCCATAAACAGCGAAGACCCTACCGACAAAACCGTGTGGCTTGGCGCAGCAAACGATGTGATCTTTAGGAAGAGAGGCGTCGAGTTTGTGGACGGAACCGCCCCGGGGTTTGCAGCCATCGTGGGCGCTGCCCCGGATTCGGCCACGGCTGCAAGAATCGCACTTGAACTGCAGGAGAAAAATCTCTACGTCTTTATGTGTGGAGAGAACGGCGGGAAACGTTTCGCCGAGCAATTGAGGGAGGCCGATATACAGGTGGGCTGGCCCACGCGACTCGCGTCGCTCGGGCCCGATATCTATGAGGCGGTTTTTGCCATCGGGTTTGCGTGCAGGGTCGCCATGGCCTTTGGCGGAATTAAGCCGGGAGATTTTCGTAAAAACCTTATCTACAACAAAGACAGGACCTATGCCTTTGTGCTCGCGCTGGGTCACGTGACCGACGAATGGTACGCAAACGCTGCGGGGGCCATCAACTGGGGTTTTCCGACGATTGCCGATACGCCGATACCTCAGGTGTTGCCCACAGGGATCTGTACATACGAACATGTTGTGTCCAATGTGCCCCATGATCAAATCGTTGAGAAAGCCGTGGAGGTGAGAGGACTCAAGGTACAGGTCTTAAAAGTCCCTATCCCTGTTTCTTACGGACCTGCATTCGAAGGCGAGCGTGTCCGGGGAGAAGACATCTACCTTGAGATGGGTGGCGGAAAAACCACGGCCGTGGAGCTGACCACAATGAGGAGAATGGAAGAGGTGGAGGACGGGAAGATCGAGCTTACAGGCCAGGATGTGGGAGACGTTACGCCAGGCACCAGACTCCATTTTGCGCTCGTGGCGGAAGTTGCGGGGAGGACCTTTCAAGAAGATTTCGAGCCGATTTTGGAGCGTCAGAACCATCATCTCATCAATCAGGCGCAGGGTGTTATGCATATCGGGCAGAGAGACATCGCCTGGATCAGGGTTTCCAAACAAGCAGTTGAAAAGGGGTTTACCCTCAAAGACATAGGGAAAATCATCCATGCGAAATATCATCAGGATTTCGGCGCCATCTTCGATAAAGTTCAGATTAAGATCTGTACGGAAGAAGCAAAGGTTGAAGAGATCCTCGAGCGTGCGCGCAGCGTCTATGCACAGAGGGATGCGCGCGTCGAGAACATGACGGATGAAAGCGTTGATACGTTTTACTCGTGTACCTTGTGTCAGTCCTTCGCCCCCAACCACGTCTGCATGGTGAGCCCTGAAAGGACCGGCCTGTGCGGCGCTTACAACTGGCTCGATTGCCGGGCTTCTAACGAGATAAACCCTGAGGGTCCCAATCAACCGGTGAAAAAAGGCGAATGCACGGACGAGAAATATGGAAAGTTTCAGGGCTGTGATGAATTCGTAAAAAAGGCGTCCCGTCAGAGTGTGCAGAGCGTGAGCTTCTATAGCCTCATGGTCGATCCCATGACTACCTGCGGGTGCTGCGAATGTCTCGCTGCCATCCTGCCCATGTGTAATGGCGTTATGACCGTCGATAGGGACTTTACCGATATGACGCCGTGCGGCATGAAGTTTACGAGCCTGGCCGGTTCCGTTGGCGGAGGAGCACAAACACCCGGCTTTCTCGGCCACAGCAAATTCAACATCACGCAGAGAAAGTTTCTTAAGGGCGATGGCGGGTTGCTTCGGCTTGTATGGATGCCGAAAAGACTCAAGGAGGAAATCTATCACCGGCTCAAGACAAGAGGAGAAGAACTCGGCTACCCCGATCTGCCTGAGATGATCGCTGACGAATCGGTGGCCAAGACAGAGGAGGAAGTGCTCGACTATATCACAAGCAAGGGACACCCTTCACTGAACATGGAAGCGTTGATGTGA
- the acsC gene encoding acetyl-CoA decarbonylase/synthase complex subunit gamma: MGLTGIQIFKLLPKTNCGECKYPTCLAFAMALAAGKTELDLCVHVSEEARQELSDASAPPIRQVVIGAGEYETRIGGETVMFRHEKTFLNKCGVAIIISDAMDETEIEARFSKLASYQYERVGVIMRPELVALKCTGNSERFMSLVKKARETPYGLILLAVDPSVMKEAAGIVRDRKPLIYAATSENYEAMGGIAKEYGLPLVVKGEGIEDAARLAEKLTATGLKDLVIDTSTRTVKDAFQEQVAMRRAALVSKYKPLGFPTITFPCEMAQDLMKETLIASVFVAKYAGILVMSDFQGESLFPLLLQRLNIYTDPQRPMTTKEGIYPINNPDENSPVLVTANFSLTYFIVSGEIENSRVPSWLCIMDTEGLSVMTAWAAGKFVGDLVGAFIKKCGIMEKVSHKKLIIPGYAAAILGDLEEELAGWEVLVGPREAAHIPAYLKMWKA; this comes from the coding sequence ATGGGACTCACGGGAATCCAAATATTCAAACTTCTCCCCAAGACGAACTGCGGGGAATGCAAATACCCGACCTGTCTTGCCTTTGCCATGGCACTTGCGGCGGGTAAGACCGAGCTTGATCTCTGCGTCCATGTGTCGGAGGAGGCGCGACAGGAGCTTTCTGACGCAAGCGCCCCGCCAATAAGGCAGGTGGTGATAGGCGCAGGCGAATACGAGACGAGAATCGGCGGCGAGACGGTCATGTTCCGCCACGAAAAAACCTTTTTGAATAAGTGCGGTGTGGCCATTATTATAAGCGACGCCATGGATGAGACTGAGATAGAAGCGCGATTCTCAAAGCTCGCCTCCTATCAATACGAGCGGGTGGGCGTGATTATGAGACCCGAGCTTGTCGCCCTCAAATGCACGGGAAATAGCGAGAGATTTATGAGTCTCGTGAAAAAGGCTCGTGAAACACCCTACGGGCTAATCCTTCTGGCTGTGGACCCTTCCGTAATGAAGGAAGCCGCGGGGATCGTCCGAGACAGAAAACCACTCATCTATGCCGCTACGTCCGAGAACTACGAAGCCATGGGTGGTATTGCGAAAGAGTACGGATTGCCTCTTGTAGTGAAAGGGGAGGGAATTGAGGATGCCGCCCGGCTTGCGGAGAAACTCACAGCCACTGGTCTCAAGGACCTCGTCATAGACACCTCGACGAGAACGGTTAAAGACGCCTTTCAGGAGCAGGTCGCCATGCGGAGGGCTGCGCTCGTGAGCAAGTACAAGCCGCTCGGATTTCCGACTATCACCTTTCCCTGCGAGATGGCTCAGGACCTCATGAAAGAGACGCTCATCGCATCTGTTTTTGTGGCAAAATATGCAGGCATTCTGGTTATGAGCGATTTTCAGGGAGAGAGCCTATTCCCACTTCTCTTGCAAAGGCTCAACATCTATACGGACCCCCAGCGACCCATGACCACCAAAGAGGGCATCTATCCCATTAACAACCCCGATGAGAATTCCCCTGTGCTTGTGACTGCCAACTTTTCACTCACCTATTTCATAGTGAGCGGCGAGATTGAGAACTCACGCGTCCCAAGCTGGCTCTGTATCATGGATACGGAAGGGCTCTCTGTGATGACCGCATGGGCGGCAGGAAAATTTGTGGGAGACCTCGTGGGCGCCTTCATCAAGAAGTGCGGCATCATGGAAAAGGTGAGCCACAAAAAGCTCATTATCCCGGGCTACGCGGCTGCCATACTCGGCGATCTTGAAGAAGAGCTCGCCGGATGGGAGGTCCTCGTGGGCCCCCGTGAAGCTGCCCACATACCGGCATACCTCAAGATGTGGAAAGCATAG